The proteins below come from a single Zea mays cultivar B73 chromosome 8, Zm-B73-REFERENCE-NAM-5.0, whole genome shotgun sequence genomic window:
- the LOC103636230 gene encoding protein PLASTID MOVEMENT IMPAIRED 1-RELATED 1, which translates to MSSRFPHVGGGDRRRDDAGDAALARDIVTLHKALSLDPSARRRRSLPLPSPSPAATEQQRHKPRLKPSFSSSSSRKLLPPTASSSASTSSSSSSSSSSFWKKSLTAISHLGRRRVDCAFALHVHSVDGLPAALDGSAVSVHFRRMSVSASTRPVAAALGAAAFEEALTLRSPVYFSRGAKAVVKYEPRAFAVSVAASTLDLGKHEVDLTRLLPLSFDDLEDGGDSGFGKWSTSFRLSGPARGARLNVTFSCSLLAGGGASEQHMGGEVAGLRRGSMARPVSVQAPTPLPARSRDVRVLHEVLPSLRSARPVPSSVADGVPDARKEELAAPDCTEEGSPEAKHCTSVEVKKGDSVHPDGDWGTVEFNVVEHGVEVASDDPQRLKHVETSNAAGQEEDSGFKIDEEGSFKPLQVSGDVAEDQTVGVKTEVVAVSDVAVQRENMEDKQDGIVKAASLPTAALEAEGQFGADAELEDLECILNELSVAEPEEFESPVVEDKHSRRLSCTGVTDSYMSASRKGRSRSMDASTDSVANEFLDMLGIEHSPVGQPSDSDSESPRERLWKQFEKEALASGNAILGLDFDDGIEGPICGNVVEDFDLSAMIHEAELELQNGSQPIDTKFRAKSLEDEETEALMRQFGLNEKSFQSSPPESRSGFGSPISLPPEQPLELPPLAEGLGPFIQTKDGGFLRSMNPALFKNAKNNCSLVMQASSPIVLPAEMGSGIMDVLHGLASVGIEKLSMQANKLMPLEDVNGKMMQQIAWEAAPALESAERYDALDYHGIDALVGGGGNAPSGKKTGRCADLSSLGGENASEYVSLEDLAPLAMEKIEALSIEGLRIQSGMSEEDAPSNISAKPIGEFSSLQGKCAENTWSLGLEGTAGLQLMDVKQSGEVDGLMGLSITLDEWMRLDSGVVDEEEQYSDRTSKILAAHHAKSMGLVAENRNGDRKSRRSGRWGLLGNNFTVALMVQLRDPLRNYEPVGTPMFALIQVERVFVPPKPKIYSTVSDKGNSEQDDEEPKAEEVPDKALVTEEKAEELEDPVPQFKVTEVHVAGFKSEPEKTKPWGNQTQQQSGSRWLLAAGMGKGNKHPLMKSKAVVKPTKEAAGQAGDTLWSISSRVHGAGTRWSELAGNKSHSRNPNIMLQKDKRFR; encoded by the exons ATGTCGTCTCGTTTTCCCCACGTCGGCGGCGGCGACCGCCGCAGGGACGACGCGGGTGACGCCGCCCTCGCCCGCGACATCGTCACGCTCCACAAGGCGCTCTCCCTCGACCcctccgcccgccgccgccgctccctgcCGCTCCCATCCCCGTCCCCCGCCGCCACCGAGCAGCAGCGCCACAAGCCCCGGCTCAAGCCCTCCTTCTCCTCCTCCTCGTCGCGCAAGCTCCTGCCGCCCACCGCCAGCTCCTCCGCTTCCACTTCCTCGTCCTCATCCTCATCTTCGTCTTCCTTCTGGAAGAAGTCCCTGACCGCCATCTCGCACCTGGGCCGCCGCCGCGTCGACTGCGCGTTCGCGCTGCACGTGCACTCCGTCGACGGCCTCCCCGCCGCGCTCGATGGGTCCGCGGTCTCCGTCCACTTCCGCCGGATGTCCGTGTCCGCCTCCACCCGCCCCGTCGCGGCCGCCCTCGGCGCCGCCGCGTTCGAGGAGGCGCTCACGCTGCGCTCCCCGGTCTACTTCTCCCGCGGCGCCAAGGCCGTCGTCAAGTACGAGCCCCGCGCCTTTGCTGTCTCCGTCGCCGCCTCCACTCTCGACCTCGGTAAGCACGAGGTCGACCTCACCCGCCTTCTCCCGCTCTCGTTCGACGATCTCGAGGACGGCGGCGACTCCGGCTTCGGGAAGTGGAGCACCAGCTTCCGGCTGTCCGGCCCCGCCCGCGGCGCGCGGCTTAACGTAACCTTCTCTTGCTCGCTCCTCGCGGGCGGCGGCGCCAGCGAGCAGCACATGGGCGGGGAAGTGGCGGGGCTGCGGCGCGGGTCGATGGCGCGGCCAGTGTCAGTGCAAGCGCCGACGCCTTTGCCCGCGCGGAGCAGGGACGTGAGGGTTCTCCACGAGGTGCTGCCCAGCTTGAGGTCTGCCAGGCCGGTGCCTTCTTCTGTTGCTGACGGGGTTCCTGATGCGAGGAAGGAGGAGCTGGCAGCACCGGACTGCACGGAAGAGGGGTCTCCGGAGGCAAAGCACTGCACATCGGTAGAGGTTAAAAAGGGGGACTCGGTGCATCCAGATGGCGATTGGGGCACGGTGGAGTTCAATGTTGTGGAGCATGGAGTTGAGGTTGCTTCAGATGACCCGCAAAGGCTCAAACATGTGGAAACCAGCAATGCGGCTGGCCAGGAGGAGGATTCAGGGTTCAAAATTGACGAAGAGGGATCGTTCAAGCCTTTGCAAGTAAGTGGTGATGTCGCTGAAGATCAGACTGTTGGAGTGAAAACTGAGGTGGTGGCCGTCAGTGACGTTGCTGTTCAAAGGGAGAACATGGAAGACAAACAGGATGGAATAGTCAAAGCTGCTTCACTGCCTACCGCTGCTCTTGAAGCAGAGGGTCAGTTTGGAGCAGATGCCGAACTGGAGGACCTGGAATGTATTTTGAACGAGCTCTCAGTTGCTGAGCCGGAGGAATTTGAATCACCAGTTGTAGAAGATAAGCATTCTCGGCGATTGAGCTGCACAGGGGTGACTGATAGTTACATGTCTGCCAGTAGGAAGGGCAGATCACGCAGCATGGATGCTTCAACAGATTCTGTTGCTAATGAATTCCTGGATATGCTTGGAATAGAGCATAGCCCAGTTGGGCAACCCTCAGATAGTGATTCCGAGTCGCCAAGAGAACGGCTTTGGAAGCAGTTTGAAAAGGAAGCCCTAGCATCTGGCAATGCTATTCTTGGCTTGGACTTTGACGATGGAATTGAAGGACCTATTTGTGGTAATGTTGTGGAGGATTTTGATCTCTCTGCAATGATACATGAGGCTGAGCTCGAGCTTCAGAATGGAAGCCAACCCATTGATACCAAATTTCGAGCTAAGTCGCTGGAAGACGAAGAAACTGAGGCCTTAATGCGTCAATTTGGTCTAAACGAGAAGTCCTTCCAATCTTCTCCACCTGAAAGTAGAAGTGGATTTGGTAGCCCAATTAGCCTCCCACCTGAGCAGCCCCTGGAGCTACCGCCATTGGCTGAAGGTTTAGGCCCATTTATTCAGACCAAAGATGGAGGATTTCTGCGATCAATGAACCCAGCCCTGTTCAAAAATGCAAAGAACAACTGCAGCTTGGTTATGCAGGCTTCTTCTCCGATTGTACTGCCAGCGGAGATGGGATCTGGGATTATGGATGTATTGCATGGTCTGGCATCAGTTGGAATTGAGAAGTTATCAATGCAGGCAAACAAGCTTATGCCCTTGGAAGATGTTAATGGTAAAATGATGCAGCAGATTGCCTGGGAGGCTGCTCCAGCTCTGGAGTCTGCTGAAAG ATATGATGCATTGGACTATCATGGCATCGATGCTTTGGTAGGAGGGGGTGGAAATGCTCCTTCTGGTAAGAAGACAGGTAGATGTGCTGATCTTTCATCCTTGGGTGGGGAGAATGCTTCGGAATATGTTTCACTTGAGGACCTTGCACCATTAGCTATGGAAAAGATTGAAGCCCTGTCCATTGAGGGTTTGAGGATACAGTCTGGCATGTCAGAAGAAGATGCACCCTCCAATATCAGTGCGAAGCCTATTGGGGAATTTTCATCTCTGCAAGGAAAGTGTGCAGAGAATACCTGGTCCCTTGGTTTAGAGGGAACTGCAGGTTTGCAGCTTATGGATGTTAAGCAAAGCGGAGAAGTTGATGGATTAATGGGCTTGTCAATCACTCTAGATGAATGGATGAGGCTTGATTCTGGGGTAGTGGACGAAGAAGAACAGTACAGTGACCGGACATCGAAGATACTTGCTGCTCACCATGCAAAATCCATGGGGTTAGTTGCTGAAAACCGGAATGGAGATAGAAAGAGCAGGAGATCTGGTAGATGGGGCTTGTTAGGGAATAACTTCACGGTCGCTCTCATGGTTCAACTGCGTGACCCACTACGTAACTACGAGCCAGTGGGCACACCAATGTTCGCGTTAATTCAAGTTGAAAGGGTTTTTGTACCCCCGAAGCCCAAAATCTACAGTACCGTCTCAGACAAAGGCAACAGCGAGCAGGATGACGAGGAACCCAAGGCCGAAGAGGTTCCAGACAAGGCATTGGTCACGGAAGAGAAGGCTGAGGAATTAGAGGATCCCGTTCCCCAATTCAAGGTTACAGAAGTGCATGTCGCCGGTTTCAAGAGCGAGCCTGAGAAGACGAAACCATGGGGCAATCAAACGCAGCAGCAGTCCGGCTCTAGATGGTTGCTCGCAGCTGGCATGGGCAAGGGAAACAAGCATCCTCTGATGAAATCCAAAGCTGTCGTGAAGCCAACCAAAGAGGCAGCTGGCCAGGCAGGAGACACCCTCTGGAGCATCTCTTCACGTGTTCATGGAGCCGGGACCAGGTGGTCCGAGCTAGCAGGAAACAAGAGCCATTCACGGAACCCAAATATCATGCTTCAAAAGGACAAGAGGTTTCGGTGA